CGCGATCGTGCTGGGGACGTCGACCTTCACCATGTCGGCCTTGCCCGGAACGCCGTCGATCCAGAATGCGATCCCGATGCCGTTCTTCGGCACAACGCCCTTTGCCGCGCCGGGCCTCGGCATCGTCGCTTCCCTCGTCATGCTCGGCACAGGATTGTGGTGGCTGCATCGCGCGGAAGCCAAGGCGAGGGGCGCCGGGGAAGGCTATGGTGACGAGGTCGAGGATGCGGCCGAGCGAGCCGCGTTCGACGAGTTCGTGCGCGAACGCGCGACCACGGCGCGGGAGTTCGATCCAGCGGAGCTGCAACATGGTCATCGCAGCGATCAGCCTTCGCCGGTGCTGAACGCCATCCTGCCGTTGATCGTGGTCGTCGCAGTCAATCTCCTGATGTCGCTTGTGATACTGCCTCGGCTCGATGTCAGCTACCTTGCCGAGCAGCGCTTTGGCGGGACGTCGCTCGCCGCCGTTGCGGGCGTATGGTCGGTCGCCGTGGCGCTGACCGCCGCCATTGTCGCGACCATCGTGCTGAACTGGTCCCGCCTGCCGGCTTTGAGGCTGACCATGGACGCTGGAGCCAACGCCTCGGTGCTACCCGCTTTCAGCGTCGCGAGCCTGGTCGGGTTCGGCGCGGTCGTTGCCGCACTGCCGGCGTTCACGACGGTGCGCGACTGGGTGCTTGCGATCGAAGGTGGCCCGCTGGTCTCGCTGGCGGTCGCGACCAACATCCTGGCCGCGCTGACCGGCTCTGCGTCAGGCGGGCTGACCATTGCTCTCGATGCGCTCGGGGACACTTATGTCGATCTCGCGGCACGAACCGGCATCGACCTTGCCCTGATGCATCGCGTCGCGGTGATCGGCTCGGGAACGCTCGACATTCTGCCGCACAATGGCGCGGTGGTGAGCTTGCTCGCGATCTGCGGGCTGACGCACCGCGACAGCTATTTCGACATCGTGATGGTCGGCATCGTAACGTCGCTGCTGGCGCTGGTGGCCGTGATCGCCCTCGGCAGCGCAGTTGGATCGTTCTGAGGCGATTGACGCAGCCGCGAAGGTTGACACCGCCAGCCTACCCCGCCGCCATCGCCTGTGCGCCGCCAAGCAATCGCGCGTTGAGCCGGCCGCCGGAGAAGAGCATGTCGTCGAGCGCCTCGTCGATATCGGCTGAGTTCACCGAGTTGCCGCCATCGCGCGCCAGGCTGGCCTGGGCAAGCCGCCGCATCAGTTCCTTGATGAACGCGCAGCTCGTGCCTTCGCTGCGGTGGGCGGCCTCGGTGACGACTGCATCGCTCAGCGGCAATCCCTTGCCGTAGAGCCGGACCAGCTTGCCGCGGCCGGCTTCGTCGGGGAGCGGCACTTCGATGGCCTGATCGATCCGGCCCGGTCGGCCAGCGAGGGCGCCTTCGAGTTGCTGAGGCCGATTGGTCGTCAGCACGAACAGGATGTCAGCGTCCTGTTTCAAACCGTCCATCTCGTTGAGGAGCCGGTTGAGCAGCGGTTCTTCGCAGCCGTTCATGTTCTCGCGCTGGCGCGCGATGAGGTCGACGTCTTCGATGACAACCATGGCCGGTTGCAGCAGGCGAGCGAGATTCATATAGGCGCCGAGCAGGCCGATCTGCTCAGCCGTGATGATCAGCGTCGTATGCCCGGGCAGGTCGGTCGCAAGATAGCGGATGGTGTGAGTCTTGCCTGTGCCGGGTGGACCGTAGAGCAAGATACCCTTTCGGGTCGATTGGCCAAGGCGGCGTAGAAGGTCTCGCGTACCCACGAAGTTCAGAACGTTGCGATCAAGTAGCCGTAGCGTCTGTTCGGGCAGGATCACTTCATCGCGACTGACGGAAGGAAGACGGTGCACCGTGATCCCGCGGGAGCGTCCGCGATAGTCGGAATCGGCATCGAGAGAGAGGATTTTGCCGCGATAGGTGCGTGCGGCCTGCACGGCATCTACATAAAAGGAAGCGACCGTCAAGCCTGACGGCCGCTCAAATTGCAATCGATGATGTGCGAGCTCTTAGTGCGCCCCACCTCCGCCGGCTGCCTTCACCCGGCGCGTCAGCAGCACCGCGATCGCGGCCAGCACCAGCACCACGCCGATTACGGCAAAGGTGTCGGAGAAACCCATCACCAGCGCCTGGCGCTTGACCGTCTTGCCGAGCGCGATGATGGCCTGCTCGCGGGCGGCGTTGAGGTCGGGCACGCCGTGGGCGATGAAGTAATCCGTCATCTGCGCGATGCGGGTGCGGACTTCCTCGCGGCCAAGCGTCACGGAGTGGCCGATGATGTTGGAGTGGAACTGCTCGCGCTTGGTGACGATGGTCGCCAGCACCGCGGTGCCGATGGCGCCGCCGAGGTTGCGCATCATGTTGGAGATGCCGGAGGCGGCGGGCGCATCCTGCGGCGCGACGCTGCCGAGGCTGAGCGCCGACAACGGCGCCAGCGTCAGGGCCTGGCCCACGGCGCGCACGACGTTGGGGATGAAGAACTGATCGCCGGAATAGTCGATCGACATCATTATGTTCATGAACGAGCTGGCGGCGAACAGCAGCAGGCCGACGGCCGCGATGTAGCGGGTGTCGAAACGCTGCATCAGTTTCGGCACCAGGGGAATCAGCAGGAGCTGCGGCAGGCCAGTCCAGGCCAGCACATTGCCGATCTGCTCGGCATTGTAGCCCTGCACCTGGCCGAGATAGGCCGGCAGCAGATAGACTGAGCCGAACAGCGCGAAGCCGAGGAACACCGCGGCAATCGTGCCGACGCCGAAATTCCACTGCGTCAGCAGGCGCAGGCGGAGCAGCGGCTTCGCGACCACCAGCTCGATCGTGATGAACAGCGATAGGCTGATCGCGGCGATGACCGCGAGGCGCACGATGAAGGGCGAGCCGAACCAGTCGTTCTTGTTGCCTTCCTCCAGCACGGCCTGCAGTGACGCGAGGCCGATCGCCATGGTGGCGATGCCGAACCAGTCGCCTTCGCGCAGCAATCCGAGATTCAGGGGCGCACGCTCCAGGGTGAGGAACAGGATCGTCACCATGACCGCGGTCGGCAGCACGTTGACGAAGAAGATGGTCTGCCAGCCGAAATTCTCGGTGAGGGAGCCGCCGATGGTGGGGCCGATCGCGGGTGCGAACGTCACCGCCAGCGAAAACATGGCAAGGCCGATCGGCTGCTGGCCCTTCGGCAGCTTGGTGAACACGAGCGTGAAGGCCATCGGGATCAGCACGCCGCCGAAGAAGCCCTGAAAGCCGCGCATCGCGATCATCGAGGGAAGGTCGTGCGTGAACGCACAGGCGACCGAGAACGCCGCAAACAGCGAAGCAAAGCTCAGCATGATGTTGCGGAACGAGAACACGCGCGACAGATAGTCGGTCAGCGGAATCACGATGATCTCGCCGATCAAGTACGACGTCGAGATCCAGGACCCGTTGTCGACGCCGGTGCCGATGCCGCCCTCGATGTTGAGCAGCGAGGCGTTGGTGATCTGGATGTTCAGGATCGCCATGAAGGCGCCGATCATCGCGGCGAAGACAGCGATCCAGATCGTGGCACTGGCCTTGTTGGGATCGGCAACGACGCGATCAGGCGTCGCGGCCGGCATTGTGGGCGCTGGCGTCGAGATTGCGAGGCTGTTTGACATGGCACGACCCTCCGGAAACAAGCTTGGCTCTGGACTTCGTTGAGGGCGTCGTTGCCGCTTGCGCGGTCGGCGCTGAACGGGTTGCGATCGTCGGGATCACGGACATGCCGGGCCGCAGCTCGATCGCAGGCTGCGTTTCGGCATCCAGCGCGATCTTCACGGGGATGCGCTGCACGATCTTGGTGAAGTTGCCGGTGGCGTTGTCAGGCGGCAATAGGGCGAACTCCTGGCCGCTGGCCGGCGCGATGGAATCGACGTGACCGTGCACCACGTGGCCCGGGAACGTGTCGACCTCGATCTCGACCTGCTGACCGGCACGAACGTGGGTCAGCTGGGTCTCCTTGAAATTGGCGACGACATAGGCGCCCGCGGTGGGCACGATCGACATCAGCTGCGTGCCGGCTTGCACGAACTGGCCGACGCGGAGCGTGCGGTTGCCGATGACGCCGTCGATCGGCGCGACGATCGTGGTGTAGCCGAGATTGAGCTCGGCCTGATGCTGAAGCGCAGCGGCGCGGACGGCCGCGGCGTTGGCCTGCGCGATCTCGGCCTTGAGCAGCTCGACTTGCTTGAGAGCGGAGGCAAGATTAGCGGTGTCGCGCTGGATCGCGGCCTCGGCACCGGCGTTGCGCGATTGCGCCTGCTGCGCGTTCTGCACGCTGCCGTAACCGGTGGCGGCGAGATCGGTGTAGCGCTTGTTCTCCTGCTGCGCAAAAGTCTTTGCGGCGGTGTCGACATCGACGGTCGCCCTGGCCGCGGCGATCACCGCATCCTGAACGTCGAGCTGCGCCTGCTTGCTGGTGATCGTCGCATTGGCTGCAGCGACATCGGCCTTGGCCTGGTCGAGCGCGACACGGAAGTCACGGTCGTCGATCCGGGCGAGCACCTGCCCGGCTTTCACATGCTCGTTATCGCCGACCAGAACGCGGTCGAGATAACCGCTGACCTTCGGCGCAATGGTGGTGTTGTCGGCCTTCACATAGGCGTCGTCGGTGGAGACCAAGAAGCGGCCGACGGTCCAGTAATCGTAGCCGTACCAGCTGGCGCCGGCGAGGGCGGCGACAGCGACACCCGCGAGCAAGAGCTTGCGAAAGCTCAGTTTTTGACGAGCCGCGACCTTCTGCGTGACAGGCAAAACACCTTCCGGCGCTGACGTTGGAACCGCGGCGGCATCGGACTTGGTCGGGTTGGTGTGGACGGTCATGGCCGCCTCCCTGAATTAGGAAACTTGACGATTTCCAAAATAGGACTAGCTTTGGGACTGTCAATGGAATGACAGACATCATTTAAAAACATGGCTCAGGCAAAACCGTCATCAGAGTGTCGTCCGCGCGGGCGGCCGCCGGTGCGCAGCGACGAGGAGACGAAACGGATCGTCATCGAGGCCGCGCGGCACGCCTTCGCCGTCGATGGCTACGCGGCAACCAGCACCGAAGAGTTGGCGCGCGGCGCCGGCATCTCCACCAAGACCCTCTACCGGCTGTTTCCGGGCAAGGCAGCACTGTTCGAAGCGATGTGCGCTGACAGGCTCGAGCGGTTGCTCTCCGACGTCAATCTTCAGGCCAACAACCAGGCCGACATCGAAACCAGCCTGGCCGCCGTGCTGGTTGCCTGTGCCGATCTCGCGCTCGATCCGGAGGTCGTGGCGCTGCAACGCATGGTGCTGCAGCAATCGGCGACATTCCCCGATCTTGCCGCAAATTTTTACCGGGATGGCATCGCCCGCACCGCCTCAGCTCTCGCTGGCTGGCTCCGCGATCAGGTCAAGAAGAAGCGCCTCGCGCTCGATGATGTCGATCAGGCCGCGGGCATGATGATCGGCATGATGGTGTCGGCGCCGCAGCGCGCTGCGATCTACGCCAGCGTGACGCTGCCCTCGCGCAAGGAGATCGAGCGGCGGGCGCAGGCATGTGCCGCAATTCTGCTCGACGGCTGCCGCGGGGCGTCGCGCTAGCGACGGCAGGCTTTGACAACTCGCCGTCATCCGACTATATGTTTCGCATGCGAAGTAAATTGCCCGAGGCCAAACATCACCGGCTGATCTACCTCCTGAGCGTCGCGCAACGGCGATTGCAGCGCTGGATGGCGGCGCAGCCGCAAAACGCGGTGACGCCGGCACAGGCAGGGCTGTTGTTCATCCTCGGCAAGCAGGACGGCGTCCTGATGGGCGAGGCGGGCGCGGCGCTTGATCTCGGTCCGGCCGGTATTTCGGGCCTGGTCGATCGCAGCGCCGCGGCAAAGCTGATTGAGCGGCGCGCTGATCGCGAGGACGGCCGCGCCTGGCGGGTGTGGCTGACGCCGAAGGGCCGCACCGCGCTGGCGCAAGCGAAAGCCGATACGTCCGCGATCAATGCCGCGCTGACGGAAGGATTTACCAGCGCCGAGATCGATACCGTCGCGCGCTGGCTGACCAGCATTCAGGACAAGTTTCCAAGAGACATCACAAGAGATCCAGAGGAATAAGAGGAGATAGTGATGACCGAGCATGTGCGCGTCGAAAACAACAATGGAATCCTCACGCTCACGTTGGCGCGTCCCGACAAGAAGAACGCGCTGACGGACGCGATGTACGGCAAGCTCGCCGACACCATCGAAGCCGCCGAGTCCGACCCGTCCGTGCGTGTGCTGCTGATCCGCGGCGAGGGCGACATGTTTACAGCGGGCAATGACGTCGGCGAATTCGCCGCAGTCGCGTCAGGCAAGTCCGAGGGAAGCCGCAATGTCGGACGCTTCATCCAGTCGCTGGCGCGCTGCACGCGGCCGCTGGTCGCAGCCGTGCAGGGCCGTGCCGTCGGCGTCGGCACCACGATGCTCCTGCATTGCGATCTGGTCGTGCTTGCAGAGAATACGCAGTTGTCGACGCCCTTCGTCAGCCTCGCGCTGGTGCCGGAAGCCGCCTCCAGCCTCCTGATGCCGGCGCGGATCGGCTATGCCCGCGCCTATGAGATGTTTGCACTGGGCGAGACCGTGCCGGCCAAGGCGGCACTGGAGTGGGGCCTCGTCAACCGTGTGGTGCCGCTCGACAAGCTCGATGCCGAGGCGCTTGCGCTCGCCCAGCGTCTGGCCCGGCAGCCGGCAGGCGCGCTCATCGCGACCAAGAAGCTGATGCGCAACGGCGAGGCACTGGTCGGGCAAATGCAGGCCGAGGGCGAGCAGTTCGCCAAGCGCCTGCGCACAGCCGAGGCGCGCGAGGCATTCACTGCATTTGCCGAGCGCCGGCCGCCCGACTTCGCGAAGGTTTCGTGACGTCCGAATCTTGCTTATGGACTTGGCAAATCGCGAACGGTCAGCATTTGACTAAAACCTTAACTGAACATTGGCATGTCGCGGTGCAAGGTGGCCTCTCCTGGAAGTAGGCCCCTTGTGACCCATGGCAATGTTTAAGAAATCGGTAAGCTCGCTCCTCCTGACCTTGATGGCCCTGCTGGCCGCCGGCGCGCTCGCCTCTACGGCGATCCAGATGGTGGGGGCCTTCGGCCGCTACAACGACAGTCTCGAGACGGCGCGGCTTGCCGCCGCCGACAAGGCGATCTTCCACGGCGTATTGTCCCTGCGCAACAACAGAGGCGATGCTCAGAGCGCGATCCTCGGCGACGATGATCCGCGCGCAAAGCTCGCGGAGGCCGAGAAGGCGGAGCAGGGTGGCTATGATGGCATCAGCGCCGCGCTCGCCACGATCGACTTTGCCCGCCGCGACGAACTGGCGGACAAGCTGAAGCAGGGCTGGGGCGTGGCAGCGCCGCAATTCCAGCTGTTCTATGATGAAGCCAAGCGTCCCCGTGCCGAGCGCAGGATCGATCGCACCAATTCCTGGTACGATGCCGTCACCAAGGTGATCGACACGGCCAACCTCGCCTCCACCGCGGTCTCGAACCGTGCCTGGATGAACGATCCCTTCATCGCCCGCATGATCCAGGTTCGCCGCCTCGCCTGGCAGGTGCGCGACCGCTATGGCATCCATTGCTCGGTGCTCCGTTCGAACGTCAACAGCAGCAAGCCGCTCGACGACACCCAGAAGCGCTCGCTGGCGCAATGGGACGGCACCATTGCCTCCGGCTGGGCCGGTATGACCGAGTTGCTGGCCGCAGCCGATGTTCCGGCAGAATTGGTTAGCGCAGCGAAGGATGCGCAGGCCAAGACCGACGGCGTTCTCAAGCAAATCGGCGATCTCACCAAGAATTTTGACGGCAGCGGCAAGCCGGCGATGGCGGCGGCGGATTGGAATTCGCTGTGCCAGTCGCCGTTCCCGCTCATTGTCGGTGTCGCAACCAAGGCGCTCGACCAGTCGATCGCGCGAGCCGAGACCGTTCAGGCCAAGGCGCTGACCAATCTCATCGTGCAGTCGCTCGCCTTCTTGCTGGCGCTCGCCGTGACGCTGGCCGGTGTTTATGTCGTGCGCAACCGCCTGATGCGTCCGGTGCGCGCGATTCTCGACGCGATCGCCCGCATCAGCGCGCGCGACTATGCGACGCCGGTTCCGCAATCCCGCTATCCCGATGAGTTCGGTACCATGGCCGCCGCGCTCGAAAGCCTGCGCGAGAGCGCGGCCACCGCGGAACGTCTCGGTCAGGAACGCGAATCCCAGCAGGCGTTGCAGCTTGCCCGCTCCGGTACTGTCGACGAGGCGTGTCGCAGCTTCGACGACACCGTCCAGGCGGTGATCCAGAGCGTCGCGGCGTCGGCCAAGGAGCTCGATGCCACCGCGACCGACGTCCGCACGCTGGTGTCGGAATCCAGCAGCCAGACGGCTGCGGTGTCGTCTGCCGCCGAGCAAGCCACCAACAATCTCGAAAGCATCGCGGCCGCGACCGAGGAGCTCTCGGCCTCCGTCGGCGAAATCTCCGCGCAGGTGCAGTCCAGCGCACGCGATGCGCGCGAAGCGGTGTCGCAGGTCGAGCAGACCAATGCCACCGTCGAAATCCTCGACCAGACCGCGGGCCGCATCGGCGAAGTCGTGAAGATGATCCACGCCATTGCCGGCCAGACCAATCTGCTCGCCTTGAACGCCACCATCGAGGCCGCCCGCGCCGGAGAAGCCGGTCGCGGCTTTGCGGTGGTTGCCGGCGAGGTCA
This genomic interval from Bradyrhizobium guangzhouense contains the following:
- a CDS encoding GntP family permease yields the protein MGLLGLLVGLGLLVLFAFRGWSVLLLAPVAALVAALFGGEPLLANLTQVFMTNAAAFLAQFFPIFLLGAVFGKLMDDSDAVTSVAAFMAKRLGERRVILAVVLAGAAVTYGGVSLFVAFFVIVPMARSLFRAAEIPRRLIPAAIVLGTSTFTMSALPGTPSIQNAIPMPFFGTTPFAAPGLGIVASLVMLGTGLWWLHRAEAKARGAGEGYGDEVEDAAERAAFDEFVRERATTAREFDPAELQHGHRSDQPSPVLNAILPLIVVVAVNLLMSLVILPRLDVSYLAEQRFGGTSLAAVAGVWSVAVALTAAIVATIVLNWSRLPALRLTMDAGANASVLPAFSVASLVGFGAVVAALPAFTTVRDWVLAIEGGPLVSLAVATNILAALTGSASGGLTIALDALGDTYVDLAARTGIDLALMHRVAVIGSGTLDILPHNGAVVSLLAICGLTHRDSYFDIVMVGIVTSLLALVAVIALGSAVGSF
- a CDS encoding AAA family ATPase, which translates into the protein MTVASFYVDAVQAARTYRGKILSLDADSDYRGRSRGITVHRLPSVSRDEVILPEQTLRLLDRNVLNFVGTRDLLRRLGQSTRKGILLYGPPGTGKTHTIRYLATDLPGHTTLIITAEQIGLLGAYMNLARLLQPAMVVIEDVDLIARQRENMNGCEEPLLNRLLNEMDGLKQDADILFVLTTNRPQQLEGALAGRPGRIDQAIEVPLPDEAGRGKLVRLYGKGLPLSDAVVTEAAHRSEGTSCAFIKELMRRLAQASLARDGGNSVNSADIDEALDDMLFSGGRLNARLLGGAQAMAAG
- a CDS encoding MDR family MFS transporter, which encodes MSNSLAISTPAPTMPAATPDRVVADPNKASATIWIAVFAAMIGAFMAILNIQITNASLLNIEGGIGTGVDNGSWISTSYLIGEIIVIPLTDYLSRVFSFRNIMLSFASLFAAFSVACAFTHDLPSMIAMRGFQGFFGGVLIPMAFTLVFTKLPKGQQPIGLAMFSLAVTFAPAIGPTIGGSLTENFGWQTIFFVNVLPTAVMVTILFLTLERAPLNLGLLREGDWFGIATMAIGLASLQAVLEEGNKNDWFGSPFIVRLAVIAAISLSLFITIELVVAKPLLRLRLLTQWNFGVGTIAAVFLGFALFGSVYLLPAYLGQVQGYNAEQIGNVLAWTGLPQLLLIPLVPKLMQRFDTRYIAAVGLLLFAASSFMNIMMSIDYSGDQFFIPNVVRAVGQALTLAPLSALSLGSVAPQDAPAASGISNMMRNLGGAIGTAVLATIVTKREQFHSNIIGHSVTLGREEVRTRIAQMTDYFIAHGVPDLNAAREQAIIALGKTVKRQALVMGFSDTFAVIGVVLVLAAIAVLLTRRVKAAGGGGAH
- a CDS encoding HlyD family secretion protein; the encoded protein is MTVHTNPTKSDAAAVPTSAPEGVLPVTQKVAARQKLSFRKLLLAGVAVAALAGASWYGYDYWTVGRFLVSTDDAYVKADNTTIAPKVSGYLDRVLVGDNEHVKAGQVLARIDDRDFRVALDQAKADVAAANATITSKQAQLDVQDAVIAAARATVDVDTAAKTFAQQENKRYTDLAATGYGSVQNAQQAQSRNAGAEAAIQRDTANLASALKQVELLKAEIAQANAAAVRAAALQHQAELNLGYTTIVAPIDGVIGNRTLRVGQFVQAGTQLMSIVPTAGAYVVANFKETQLTHVRAGQQVEIEVDTFPGHVVHGHVDSIAPASGQEFALLPPDNATGNFTKIVQRIPVKIALDAETQPAIELRPGMSVIPTIATRSAPTAQAATTPSTKSRAKLVSGGSCHVKQPRNLDASAHNAGRDA
- a CDS encoding TetR/AcrR family transcriptional regulator gives rise to the protein MRSDEETKRIVIEAARHAFAVDGYAATSTEELARGAGISTKTLYRLFPGKAALFEAMCADRLERLLSDVNLQANNQADIETSLAAVLVACADLALDPEVVALQRMVLQQSATFPDLAANFYRDGIARTASALAGWLRDQVKKKRLALDDVDQAAGMMIGMMVSAPQRAAIYASVTLPSRKEIERRAQACAAILLDGCRGASR
- a CDS encoding MarR family winged helix-turn-helix transcriptional regulator, with the translated sequence MRSKLPEAKHHRLIYLLSVAQRRLQRWMAAQPQNAVTPAQAGLLFILGKQDGVLMGEAGAALDLGPAGISGLVDRSAAAKLIERRADREDGRAWRVWLTPKGRTALAQAKADTSAINAALTEGFTSAEIDTVARWLTSIQDKFPRDITRDPEE
- a CDS encoding enoyl-CoA hydratase, whose amino-acid sequence is MTEHVRVENNNGILTLTLARPDKKNALTDAMYGKLADTIEAAESDPSVRVLLIRGEGDMFTAGNDVGEFAAVASGKSEGSRNVGRFIQSLARCTRPLVAAVQGRAVGVGTTMLLHCDLVVLAENTQLSTPFVSLALVPEAASSLLMPARIGYARAYEMFALGETVPAKAALEWGLVNRVVPLDKLDAEALALAQRLARQPAGALIATKKLMRNGEALVGQMQAEGEQFAKRLRTAEAREAFTAFAERRPPDFAKVS
- a CDS encoding methyl-accepting chemotaxis protein, whose protein sequence is MAMFKKSVSSLLLTLMALLAAGALASTAIQMVGAFGRYNDSLETARLAAADKAIFHGVLSLRNNRGDAQSAILGDDDPRAKLAEAEKAEQGGYDGISAALATIDFARRDELADKLKQGWGVAAPQFQLFYDEAKRPRAERRIDRTNSWYDAVTKVIDTANLASTAVSNRAWMNDPFIARMIQVRRLAWQVRDRYGIHCSVLRSNVNSSKPLDDTQKRSLAQWDGTIASGWAGMTELLAAADVPAELVSAAKDAQAKTDGVLKQIGDLTKNFDGSGKPAMAAADWNSLCQSPFPLIVGVATKALDQSIARAETVQAKALTNLIVQSLAFLLALAVTLAGVYVVRNRLMRPVRAILDAIARISARDYATPVPQSRYPDEFGTMAAALESLRESAATAERLGQERESQQALQLARSGTVDEACRSFDDTVQAVIQSVAASAKELDATATDVRTLVSESSSQTAAVSSAAEQATNNLESIAAATEELSASVGEISAQVQSSARDAREAVSQVEQTNATVEILDQTAGRIGEVVKMIHAIAGQTNLLALNATIEAARAGEAGRGFAVVAGEVKSLASQTATATEEISRQVEEIQGATGQAVAAIRAIGGAISGIDEKMTAIAAAVEQQRAATTEISRNFQHAAQGTREVTDTIGSVAQLNQETGNAGTVLFQSVTKMSADADRLRVAVEGFLGAVKSA